A single window of Achromobacter xylosoxidans DNA harbors:
- a CDS encoding Bug family tripartite tricarboxylate transporter substrate binding protein translates to MTAFRSIPVLRACAIALGLAAAGAAHAQADFPNRPVTLIVSAAPGGTTDIAARLIAQPLGAALGQSVVVENKPGASGGIAAQAVARAKPDGYTLLLQYSGFQVITPHVTPTSGWDPIKDFAPVANVLSAPQVVVVRPDLPIKSLKDLVAYAKANPGKLNYASSGNGSLQQVATELLNQMAGTQITHIPYKGTGPALNDLLGGAVDMTITTPPPLLGQIAAGKLRALAVTGNTRLASLPDVPTAAEAGYPGLIVSSWFAMYAPKDTPAPVVEKIAGEIQKIMQTDAFRQKAAEQGAEAEFMGPKALGDYTQAELDRWGKVVKAAGITAN, encoded by the coding sequence ATGACCGCATTTCGATCCATTCCCGTTCTACGCGCCTGCGCCATCGCGCTGGGCCTGGCCGCCGCGGGCGCTGCCCACGCGCAGGCGGATTTTCCCAATCGTCCCGTGACGCTGATCGTGTCCGCCGCGCCCGGCGGCACCACCGACATCGCCGCTCGCCTCATCGCCCAGCCCCTGGGCGCCGCGCTGGGACAGAGCGTGGTCGTCGAGAACAAGCCGGGCGCTTCCGGCGGCATCGCCGCCCAGGCGGTTGCCCGCGCCAAGCCCGACGGCTATACGTTGCTGCTGCAGTATTCCGGCTTCCAGGTCATCACCCCGCACGTCACGCCGACCTCCGGCTGGGATCCGATCAAGGACTTCGCGCCGGTGGCCAATGTGCTGTCCGCGCCCCAGGTCGTGGTGGTGCGGCCGGACCTGCCGATCAAGTCGCTGAAAGACCTGGTCGCGTACGCCAAGGCCAACCCGGGCAAGCTCAACTACGCATCGTCCGGCAATGGTTCGTTGCAGCAGGTCGCCACCGAATTGCTCAACCAGATGGCGGGCACGCAGATCACCCACATCCCGTACAAGGGCACAGGCCCCGCGCTGAACGACCTGCTGGGTGGCGCCGTCGACATGACCATCACCACGCCGCCGCCGCTGCTGGGCCAGATCGCCGCCGGCAAGCTGCGCGCGCTGGCCGTCACCGGCAACACGCGCCTGGCGTCGCTGCCGGACGTGCCCACCGCCGCCGAGGCCGGTTATCCCGGCCTGATCGTCTCGTCCTGGTTCGCCATGTACGCGCCCAAGGACACGCCCGCGCCGGTGGTGGAGAAGATCGCCGGTGAAATCCAGAAGATCATGCAGACCGACGCCTTCCGCCAGAAGGCGGCCGAGCAGGGCGCCGAGGCGGAATTCATGGGGCCGAAGGCGCTGGGCGACTACACCCAGGCCGAGCTGGACCGCTGGGGCAAGGTGGTGAAGGCGGCGGGCATCACGGCGAATTGA
- a CDS encoding hydroxymethylglutaryl-CoA lyase — protein sequence MNTGSPVLEINEVGPRDGLQIEARMVPTEDKIAFIDALSDCGFARLEVTSFTSPKAIPALADAGAVMQGIRRRPGVIYTALVPNIRGLERALEAGVDEMNLVMSCSETHNRANLRMTRQQSFDELSQVLAAAGRAGAPCNVSLSTAFGCPFDGDVPAGQVLDLAARLVDAGARGITLCDTTGMAYPSQVGELCAQAAQRLPGTALTVHLHNTRGMALANAVTAWQAGITRFDAAAGGLGGCPYAPGASGNVNTEELVHMFECMGVRTGVSLQALLAILRGLPGLVGRDLPMALLRAGPRLAAHPPPAWLAERFGPAGGAA from the coding sequence ATGAACACCGGTTCCCCCGTCCTGGAAATCAACGAGGTCGGCCCGCGCGACGGCTTGCAGATCGAAGCGCGCATGGTGCCCACCGAAGACAAGATCGCCTTCATCGACGCGTTGTCCGATTGCGGCTTCGCCCGCCTCGAGGTCACCAGCTTCACCTCGCCCAAGGCGATTCCGGCCCTGGCCGACGCCGGCGCCGTGATGCAGGGCATCCGCCGCCGGCCCGGCGTGATCTACACCGCGCTGGTGCCGAACATCCGCGGCCTGGAGCGGGCGCTGGAAGCGGGCGTCGACGAGATGAACCTGGTCATGTCGTGCAGCGAGACGCATAACCGCGCCAACCTGCGCATGACCCGGCAGCAGTCGTTCGACGAACTCAGCCAGGTGCTGGCGGCCGCCGGACGCGCCGGCGCGCCTTGCAACGTCTCGCTGTCGACCGCGTTCGGCTGCCCCTTCGATGGCGACGTGCCGGCGGGGCAGGTGCTGGACCTGGCCGCCCGCCTGGTCGACGCCGGCGCCCGCGGCATCACGCTGTGCGACACCACCGGTATGGCCTACCCCAGCCAGGTCGGCGAGCTGTGCGCGCAGGCCGCGCAGCGCTTGCCGGGCACCGCGCTCACCGTTCACCTGCACAATACGCGCGGCATGGCCCTGGCCAACGCCGTCACCGCCTGGCAGGCCGGCATCACCCGCTTCGACGCGGCCGCGGGCGGCCTGGGAGGCTGTCCGTACGCGCCCGGCGCCAGCGGCAACGTCAACACCGAGGAACTGGTCCACATGTTCGAGTGCATGGGCGTGCGCACGGGCGTGTCGCTCCAAGCGCTGCTCGCCATCCTGCGCGGACTGCCGGGGCTGGTCGGCCGCGACCTGCCCATGGCGCTGTTGCGCGCCGGGCCGCGCCTGGCCGCGCATCCGCCGCCCGCGTGGCTGGCGGAGCGGTTCGGGCCGGCCGGCGGCGCCGCATAG
- a CDS encoding CaiB/BaiF CoA transferase family protein, translating into MAGQILAGIRVLELGQLIAGPFAAKTLADFGAQVVKIEPPGQGDPLRKWRLLHEGTSVWWEAQSRNKQSVCVDLRQPEGQDIVRQLAAEADVLIENFRPGTLEKWGLSWETLHALNPRLIMLRISGYGQTGPKAREPGFAAIGEAMAGLRYLNGEPGRAPVRAGLSLGDTIAGLHGALGVLLALYQRDARGGQGQVIDAALYESLFNLSESLLPEYSVFGAVREPAGASLPGIAPSNAYPCRDGYVLIAGNGDAIYTRLMARIGRDDLGRDPDLAHNDGRARRVAEIDQAIGAWTGERSIDEVLQAMREADVPSGRIYSVADIAHDPHYQARGAITRLEAASGIAVDMPAVFPCLSANPGAVRERAPTLGEHTDAVLAAAGLSAEQREALRARGVIA; encoded by the coding sequence ATGGCAGGGCAGATACTCGCCGGCATACGCGTGCTGGAACTGGGACAACTCATCGCGGGACCGTTCGCCGCCAAGACGCTGGCGGACTTCGGCGCGCAGGTCGTCAAGATCGAACCGCCGGGGCAGGGCGATCCGTTGCGCAAATGGCGCCTGTTGCACGAGGGCACCTCGGTGTGGTGGGAAGCCCAGTCGCGCAACAAGCAGTCCGTGTGCGTCGACCTGCGCCAGCCCGAAGGCCAGGACATCGTGCGCCAGCTGGCGGCCGAGGCCGATGTGCTGATCGAGAATTTCCGTCCCGGCACGCTGGAGAAGTGGGGCCTGTCGTGGGAGACCCTGCACGCGTTGAACCCGCGCCTGATCATGCTGCGCATTTCGGGCTACGGCCAGACCGGTCCGAAGGCGCGCGAGCCGGGCTTTGCCGCGATTGGCGAAGCCATGGCCGGCCTGCGCTACCTGAATGGCGAACCCGGCCGCGCGCCGGTGCGCGCCGGCCTGTCGCTGGGCGACACCATCGCCGGCCTGCACGGCGCGCTGGGCGTGCTGCTGGCGCTGTACCAGCGCGACGCCCGTGGCGGCCAGGGCCAGGTGATCGACGCGGCGCTGTACGAAAGCCTGTTCAACCTCAGCGAAAGCCTGCTGCCCGAGTATTCGGTGTTCGGCGCCGTGCGCGAACCGGCCGGCGCATCGCTGCCCGGCATCGCGCCGTCCAACGCCTATCCGTGCCGCGACGGCTATGTGCTGATCGCGGGCAATGGCGATGCCATCTACACCCGGCTGATGGCGCGCATCGGCCGCGACGACCTGGGCCGCGATCCCGACCTGGCGCACAACGATGGCCGCGCGCGCCGCGTCGCCGAGATCGACCAGGCCATCGGCGCCTGGACCGGCGAACGCAGCATCGACGAGGTGCTGCAGGCCATGCGCGAAGCCGACGTGCCGTCGGGCCGCATCTATTCGGTGGCCGACATCGCCCACGATCCGCATTACCAGGCGCGCGGCGCCATTACCCGCCTGGAGGCCGCCAGCGGCATCGCGGTGGACATGCCCGCGGTGTTTCCGTGCCTGTCGGCCAACCCCGGCGCGGTGCGCGAGCGCGCGCCGACGCTGGGCGAACACACCGACGCGGTGCTGGCGGCGGCGGGGCTGAGCGCGGAGCAGCGCGAGGCGCTGCGGGCGCGCGGCGTGATCGCATGA
- a CDS encoding LysR substrate-binding domain-containing protein — protein sequence MNIARIDLVTLSLFVSVARQGSISAGARQSHLAVGAASKRISDLEAALDTQLLYRNAAGVELTEAGQACLVHALRVLQEVEQMAGTLSDYARGVRGQVRIAANTSSLTQFLPEDLASFMEAHPAVRIDLEEQNSSDIVTAVLENRADIGVFADRTPAAGLATVPYRLDELVLIVPQRHPLARQASVAFADTLAYDYVGLPPATSLATRLADESGRLGRDMRLRIQVRSFDAICRMVAATRGVGILPRLAAEPHARSMPIRLIPLADDWARRWLLLGVRDADALPVAARLLLAHLRGAQDPGTA from the coding sequence ATGAATATCGCCCGCATCGACCTCGTCACGCTCTCGCTTTTCGTCTCGGTGGCCCGCCAGGGCAGCATCTCGGCCGGCGCGCGCCAGTCGCACCTGGCGGTGGGCGCGGCCAGCAAGCGGATCTCGGACCTGGAGGCGGCGCTGGATACCCAGCTGCTGTACCGCAATGCGGCCGGCGTCGAGCTGACCGAGGCCGGCCAGGCCTGCCTGGTGCATGCCCTGCGGGTGCTGCAGGAAGTCGAGCAGATGGCCGGCACGCTGTCGGACTATGCCCGAGGGGTGCGCGGGCAGGTGCGCATCGCCGCCAATACCTCGTCGCTGACGCAGTTCCTGCCGGAAGACCTGGCGTCCTTCATGGAAGCGCATCCCGCGGTGCGCATCGACCTGGAAGAGCAGAACAGCAGCGACATCGTCACCGCCGTGCTGGAGAACCGCGCCGACATCGGCGTGTTCGCCGACCGCACGCCGGCGGCGGGCCTGGCCACCGTGCCGTACCGGCTCGACGAGCTGGTGCTGATCGTGCCGCAGCGCCATCCGCTGGCGCGCCAGGCCAGCGTGGCGTTCGCCGATACCCTGGCCTACGATTACGTCGGCCTGCCGCCCGCCACCTCGCTGGCCACCCGCCTGGCCGACGAGAGCGGCCGGCTGGGCCGCGACATGCGGCTGCGCATCCAGGTGCGCAGCTTCGACGCCATCTGCCGCATGGTGGCCGCCACGCGCGGAGTCGGCATCCTGCCGCGCCTGGCGGCCGAGCCGCATGCGCGCTCCATGCCCATCCGGCTGATTCCGCTGGCCGACGATTGGGCGCGCCGCTGGTTGCTGCTGGGCGTGCGCGATGCCGACGCGCTGCCGGTGGCGGCGCGGCTGCTGCTGGCGCACCTGCGCGGCGCGCAGGACCCGGGCACGGCCTAG
- the trmB gene encoding tRNA (guanosine(46)-N7)-methyltransferase TrmB, whose amino-acid sequence MNTPATPGNPDAPAPVSPQTEAALASAAHAPNSPGATHIRSFVHRRGHITQGQQAALEQLLGKWSIPYAARRLDPAAAFGREAPTVLEIGFGMGETTEKIALARPGDNFLGVEVFNAGVGSLLRRIEDSSIPNLRIIQHDAVEVVRDMIAPDSLAGVHIYFPDPWPKKRHHKRRLVQPPFIALLASRIAPGGYIHCATDWEDYAVQMLDVLGNEPQLKNTVDGYAPRPDYRPLTKFENRGLRLGHGVWDLIFKRVA is encoded by the coding sequence GTGAACACCCCCGCAACACCCGGCAACCCCGACGCACCCGCGCCGGTTTCCCCCCAGACCGAAGCCGCGCTGGCCAGCGCCGCGCACGCCCCCAACAGCCCGGGCGCCACCCACATCCGCAGCTTCGTCCACCGCCGCGGCCACATCACCCAGGGCCAGCAGGCCGCGCTCGAACAGTTGCTGGGCAAGTGGTCGATTCCCTACGCCGCCCGGCGCCTGGATCCGGCCGCCGCCTTCGGCCGCGAAGCGCCGACGGTGCTGGAAATCGGCTTCGGCATGGGCGAGACCACTGAAAAAATCGCGCTGGCGCGCCCGGGCGACAACTTCCTGGGCGTGGAAGTGTTCAACGCCGGCGTCGGCTCGCTGCTGCGCCGCATCGAGGATTCCAGCATCCCCAACCTGCGCATCATCCAGCACGACGCGGTCGAGGTCGTGCGCGACATGATCGCGCCGGACTCGCTGGCCGGCGTCCATATCTACTTTCCCGACCCCTGGCCCAAGAAGCGCCACCACAAGCGCCGCCTGGTGCAGCCGCCGTTCATCGCGCTGCTGGCCAGCCGCATCGCGCCGGGCGGCTACATCCATTGCGCCACCGACTGGGAAGACTACGCGGTGCAGATGCTGGACGTGCTGGGCAACGAACCGCAACTGAAAAACACGGTGGACGGCTACGCCCCGCGCCCCGACTACCGTCCCCTCACCAAATTCGAGAACCGTGGCCTGCGTCTGGGCCACGGCGTCTGGGACCTGATCTTCAAGCGAGTGGCCTGA
- the pip gene encoding prolyl aminopeptidase, with translation MLYPAIEPYRHGILDTGDGHQVYWELCGNPQGKPAVFLHGGPGSGCSPVHRQLFDPQRYNVLLFDQRGCGRSTPHASLDNNTTWHLVADIERLRTEIMGADKWLVFGGSWGSTLALAYAETHPQHVSELVVRGIFTLRRAEVQWFYQEGASWLFPDRWEEYLAPIPEAERGDLVAAYHKRLTGDDPAEQLRAAKAWSKWEDSTITLLPSPRHQQSHAADRAALAFARIENHYFTHAGFMEEGQLIRDAHKLRGIPGTIVQGRYDVCTPARSAWDLHRAWPEAEFHIVPDAGHAFDEPGTLARLIAATDAYAKR, from the coding sequence ATGCTCTACCCCGCGATCGAACCCTACCGCCACGGCATCCTGGATACCGGCGACGGCCACCAGGTCTATTGGGAGCTCTGCGGCAATCCGCAGGGCAAGCCCGCCGTGTTCCTGCACGGCGGCCCCGGCAGCGGCTGCTCGCCGGTGCATCGCCAACTGTTCGACCCGCAGCGCTACAACGTGCTGCTGTTCGACCAGCGCGGTTGCGGCCGTTCGACCCCGCACGCAAGCCTGGACAACAACACCACCTGGCACCTGGTGGCCGACATCGAACGCCTGCGCACCGAAATCATGGGCGCCGACAAATGGCTGGTGTTCGGCGGTTCCTGGGGCTCGACGCTGGCGCTGGCCTACGCCGAAACGCACCCGCAGCACGTCAGCGAACTGGTGGTGCGCGGCATTTTCACGCTGCGCCGCGCCGAAGTGCAGTGGTTCTACCAGGAAGGCGCGTCGTGGCTGTTCCCCGACCGCTGGGAAGAGTACCTGGCGCCCATCCCCGAAGCCGAGCGCGGCGACCTGGTGGCGGCCTATCACAAGCGCCTGACGGGCGACGATCCGGCCGAGCAATTGCGCGCCGCCAAGGCCTGGAGCAAATGGGAAGACAGCACCATCACGCTGCTGCCCAGTCCGCGCCACCAGCAAAGCCACGCCGCCGACCGCGCCGCGCTGGCCTTCGCCCGCATCGAGAACCACTATTTCACGCACGCCGGCTTCATGGAAGAAGGCCAGTTGATCCGCGACGCCCATAAGCTGCGCGGCATCCCCGGCACCATCGTGCAGGGCCGCTACGATGTCTGCACGCCCGCGCGCAGCGCCTGGGACCTGCATCGCGCCTGGCCCGAGGCCGAATTCCACATCGTGCCCGACGCGGGCCACGCCTTCGACGAACCCGGCACGCTGGCGCGCCTGATCGCCGCCACCGACGCCTACGCCAAACGCTGA
- the thiS gene encoding sulfur carrier protein ThiS, producing the protein MHITLNGDAREFPLDTTVNELLETLGYAGKRVAVERNGEIVPKSQHAQTALSDGDQVEIVVAVGGG; encoded by the coding sequence ATGCACATCACCCTGAACGGCGACGCCCGCGAATTCCCGCTCGACACCACGGTGAACGAATTGCTCGAAACGCTGGGCTATGCCGGCAAGCGCGTCGCGGTGGAACGCAACGGCGAAATCGTGCCCAAGAGCCAGCACGCGCAAACCGCGCTGTCCGATGGCGACCAGGTCGAGATCGTGGTCGCGGTGGGCGGAGGCTGA
- the lysM gene encoding peptidoglycan-binding protein LysM, with amino-acid sequence MGLLNFIKDVGEKLFGASEAKAATPDELKKELDKHGLNADGLQISVDGDKVTVTGEAANTEAAEKIALALGNTVGVAAVDNQLKVKQAAPEAKMYTVQKGDNLWKIAEAQYGKGQGAKNTLIFEANKPMLTSPDKIYPGQVLRIPPLS; translated from the coding sequence ATGGGTCTGCTCAATTTCATCAAGGACGTTGGAGAAAAACTCTTCGGTGCCAGCGAGGCCAAGGCGGCGACGCCGGATGAACTGAAGAAAGAGCTCGACAAGCACGGCCTGAACGCCGATGGCCTGCAGATCTCGGTGGACGGCGACAAGGTCACCGTCACGGGCGAGGCCGCCAACACCGAAGCCGCCGAGAAGATCGCGCTGGCGCTGGGCAACACCGTCGGCGTGGCCGCGGTGGACAACCAGTTGAAGGTCAAGCAGGCCGCGCCGGAAGCCAAGATGTACACGGTGCAAAAGGGCGACAACCTGTGGAAGATCGCCGAGGCGCAATACGGCAAGGGCCAGGGCGCCAAGAACACCCTGATCTTCGAGGCCAACAAGCCGATGCTGACCAGCCCCGACAAGATCTATCCGGGTCAGGTGCTGCGCATCCCGCCCCTGTCGTAA
- the ffh gene encoding signal recognition particle protein, giving the protein MLDNLTQRLSRVVKTLRGEARLTEANTQEMLREVRMALLEADVSLPVVRDFVARVKEKALGEEVAGSLSPGQALVGVVHKELTALMGGDLGADSGELSLAVQPPAVILMAGLQGAGKTTTTGKLARWLSEGQHTQHGRKTGKKKVLVVSADVYRPAAIDQLKSVAAQVGVDFLPSDPSQKPEDIARNAVDHARRHHYDVLILDTAGRLGIDEAMMREIRALHDLVKPVETLFVVDAMQGQDAVNTARAFAEALPLTGVVLTKLDGDARGGAALSVRHVTGKPLKFVGVSEKLDGLEPFYPERMAQRVLGMGDIVSLVEQAQKNIDIAEAQKLAAKIKSGNKFDLNDFRDQLGQVKKLGDMGSLLEKLPAQFQQAAGQLQGGQAEKQLRRTEGILNSMTAAERAKPELIKASRKRRIAAGSGVPVQEVNRLLAQFEQMQGMMKQMKKGGMAKMMRAMGGMKGMGRFMKG; this is encoded by the coding sequence ATGCTCGATAACCTAACTCAACGCCTGTCGCGCGTCGTCAAGACGCTGCGCGGCGAAGCCCGCCTGACCGAGGCCAACACCCAGGAAATGCTGCGCGAAGTGCGCATGGCCCTGCTGGAAGCCGACGTGTCGCTGCCCGTGGTGCGCGACTTCGTCGCCCGGGTCAAGGAAAAGGCGCTGGGCGAAGAAGTCGCCGGCAGCCTCAGTCCCGGCCAGGCCCTGGTGGGCGTGGTCCACAAGGAACTGACCGCCCTCATGGGCGGCGACCTGGGCGCCGATTCCGGCGAACTGTCGCTGGCGGTGCAGCCGCCCGCCGTCATCCTGATGGCCGGCCTGCAAGGCGCGGGCAAGACCACCACCACCGGCAAGCTGGCCCGCTGGCTGAGCGAAGGCCAGCACACCCAGCACGGCCGCAAGACCGGCAAGAAGAAGGTGCTGGTGGTGTCCGCCGACGTCTACCGCCCGGCCGCCATCGACCAGCTGAAGAGCGTGGCGGCGCAGGTCGGCGTCGATTTCCTGCCGAGCGACCCCAGCCAGAAACCCGAGGACATCGCCCGCAACGCGGTCGACCATGCCCGCCGCCATCATTACGACGTGTTGATCCTGGACACGGCGGGCCGCCTGGGCATCGACGAGGCCATGATGCGCGAGATCCGCGCGCTGCATGACCTGGTCAAGCCGGTCGAAACGCTGTTCGTGGTCGACGCCATGCAGGGCCAGGACGCGGTCAACACCGCCCGCGCCTTCGCCGAGGCGCTGCCGCTGACCGGCGTGGTGCTGACCAAGCTGGATGGCGATGCCCGCGGCGGCGCGGCCCTGTCGGTGCGCCATGTCACCGGCAAGCCGCTCAAGTTCGTCGGCGTCTCGGAAAAGCTGGACGGCCTGGAGCCGTTCTATCCCGAGCGCATGGCGCAGCGCGTGCTGGGCATGGGCGACATCGTCTCGCTGGTCGAGCAGGCCCAGAAGAACATCGACATCGCCGAGGCCCAGAAGCTGGCGGCCAAGATCAAGTCGGGCAACAAGTTCGACCTGAACGATTTCCGCGACCAGCTTGGCCAGGTCAAGAAGCTGGGCGACATGGGCTCGCTGCTGGAAAAGCTGCCGGCCCAGTTCCAGCAGGCCGCCGGCCAGCTGCAGGGCGGCCAGGCGGAAAAGCAGCTGCGCCGCACCGAGGGCATCCTCAATTCCATGACGGCGGCCGAGCGCGCCAAGCCGGAACTCATCAAGGCTTCGCGCAAGCGCCGCATCGCGGCGGGTTCGGGCGTGCCGGTGCAGGAGGTCAACCGCCTGCTGGCCCAGTTCGAGCAGATGCAGGGCATGATGAAGCAGATGAAGAAGGGCGGCATGGCCAAGATGATGCGCGCCATGGGCGGCATGAAGGGCATGGGCCGCTTCATGAAGGGCTGA
- a CDS encoding inner membrane protein YpjD translates to MSLGIVFHTAAALAYAVLGGSLWIRLAGAGEVEQTGKIARLCLLGALVLHGIGLQQSMLGAPHLFIGWALALSAAIWLGMVVFWLESLLVRIDGLQLLLLPAATLASGLAALFPQGQFVPHADNAWLRAHLLIALAAYGLITIAALHAMMMALLDRHLHRPLDAPAERSIIGRVLDSQPPLLVQEQLLFRIIWIGFVVLTLAVGSGSIASMKLTGQILPFDHKTVFTLLSWFTFGVLLAGRHIWGWRGRVALRWTLTGFGFLILAYTGSRFVLEVILHRG, encoded by the coding sequence ATGTCACTAGGCATTGTATTTCACACAGCGGCCGCCCTGGCGTACGCCGTGCTGGGGGGATCCCTCTGGATCCGCCTGGCGGGCGCCGGGGAAGTCGAACAAACGGGCAAGATCGCCCGTCTGTGCCTGCTGGGAGCCCTGGTTCTCCATGGAATCGGGCTGCAACAATCCATGCTGGGGGCCCCGCACCTGTTCATCGGGTGGGCGCTGGCCCTGTCGGCCGCCATCTGGCTGGGCATGGTCGTCTTCTGGCTCGAAAGCCTGCTGGTGCGCATCGACGGCCTGCAATTGCTGCTGCTGCCGGCCGCCACCCTGGCCAGCGGCCTGGCCGCGCTGTTCCCCCAGGGGCAGTTCGTGCCCCACGCCGACAACGCCTGGCTGCGCGCGCACCTGCTGATCGCCCTGGCCGCCTACGGCCTGATCACCATCGCCGCCCTGCACGCCATGATGATGGCGCTGCTCGACCGCCACCTGCACCGTCCCCTGGACGCCCCCGCCGAGCGCAGCATCATCGGCCGCGTACTGGACTCGCAGCCGCCGCTGCTGGTGCAGGAACAGCTGCTGTTCCGCATCATCTGGATCGGCTTCGTGGTGCTGACCCTGGCCGTCGGCTCGGGCTCCATCGCCTCCATGAAGCTCACCGGCCAGATCCTGCCGTTCGACCACAAGACCGTCTTCACCCTGCTGTCGTGGTTCACCTTCGGCGTGCTGCTGGCCGGGCGCCACATCTGGGGCTGGCGCGGCCGCGTCGCCCTGCGCTGGACCCTGACCGGGTTCGGTTTCCTGATCCTGGCCTACACCGGTAGCCGGTTCGTGCTGGAAGTCATTCTGCATCGAGGCTGA
- a CDS encoding PP0621 family protein, with amino-acid sequence MGKLLFWIVIVIGVLFVARIAGRMAAARQAPPAGAKPRGTANPPAASAPEAMVRCAHCGIHLPRSEALLQGGRTWCSQEHARLGPAAK; translated from the coding sequence GTGGGCAAGCTGCTGTTCTGGATCGTCATCGTCATCGGCGTGCTGTTCGTGGCGCGCATCGCCGGCCGCATGGCCGCGGCCCGCCAGGCCCCTCCGGCCGGCGCCAAGCCCCGCGGCACGGCCAACCCGCCCGCCGCCAGCGCCCCCGAGGCCATGGTGCGCTGCGCCCACTGCGGCATCCACCTGCCGCGCTCCGAAGCCCTGCTGCAAGGCGGCCGGACCTGGTGCAGCCAGGAACACGCCCGGCTGGGGCCGGCGGCCAAATAA
- the ampD gene encoding 1,6-anhydro-N-acetylmuramyl-L-alanine amidase AmpD, whose amino-acid sequence MPLLLDRHGWLAPAPGVSRLPSPNCDARPHGAQVSLLVLHNISLPPGQFGGSEVAGLFLNTLDYGSHPWLERLRGLRVSAHFFVRRDGRIVQFVSTDARAWHAGVSRFGGRERCNDFSIGIELEGTDTLPYTDEQYLALRRLTPVLRARYPLAAAWGHEHIAPGRKTDPGPAFNWTRFGRDSGFARRQLPPA is encoded by the coding sequence ATGCCCCTGCTTCTGGATCGACATGGCTGGCTGGCGCCGGCCCCGGGCGTTTCCCGACTGCCCTCCCCCAATTGCGACGCGCGTCCCCACGGCGCCCAGGTGTCGCTGCTGGTCCTGCACAACATCAGCCTGCCGCCCGGCCAATTCGGCGGCTCCGAGGTCGCCGGCCTGTTCCTGAACACGCTGGACTACGGCTCGCACCCCTGGCTGGAACGCCTGCGCGGCCTGAGGGTGTCGGCCCATTTCTTCGTCCGCCGCGACGGCCGCATCGTGCAGTTCGTCTCCACCGATGCGCGCGCCTGGCATGCCGGGGTGTCGCGCTTCGGCGGCCGCGAGCGCTGCAACGACTTCTCCATCGGCATCGAGCTGGAAGGCACCGATACCCTGCCCTACACTGACGAGCAATATCTGGCGCTGCGCCGGCTGACGCCGGTGCTGCGCGCGCGTTACCCCCTGGCGGCCGCCTGGGGCCATGAACACATCGCCCCCGGCCGCAAGACCGACCCGGGGCCCGCTTTCAACTGGACGCGCTTCGGGCGCGACAGCGGCTTTGCGCGGCGGCAATTGCCGCCCGCCTGA
- a CDS encoding glutathione S-transferase family protein produces MLKIWGRLTSVNVQKVMLAVRELALPHTFIEAGGPFGVVDTPEYAKINPNRTVPAIDDGGFVLWESNAIVRYLAARYGAGTLWPEDVCLRADADRWMDWQTTEWQGAMVPAFLGLIRTPEAKRDHAAIDLSVKRSNARAQILDQALQGREFIAGRHLTIGDIALVCSAHRWLGLPIERPDTPALSAWYRRVMMRPATQGVLTLPLE; encoded by the coding sequence ATGTTGAAGATCTGGGGACGGCTGACGTCCGTCAATGTGCAGAAGGTGATGCTGGCCGTGCGCGAACTGGCGCTGCCGCACACCTTCATCGAGGCCGGCGGCCCGTTCGGCGTGGTCGACACGCCCGAGTACGCCAAGATCAACCCCAACCGCACCGTGCCCGCCATCGACGACGGCGGCTTCGTGCTGTGGGAATCGAATGCCATCGTGCGCTACCTGGCCGCGCGCTACGGCGCCGGCACCCTCTGGCCCGAGGACGTCTGCCTGCGCGCCGACGCCGACCGCTGGATGGACTGGCAGACCACCGAATGGCAAGGCGCCATGGTCCCGGCCTTCCTGGGCCTGATCCGCACCCCCGAAGCCAAGCGCGACCACGCCGCCATCGACCTGTCGGTCAAGCGCAGCAACGCCCGCGCGCAGATTCTGGACCAAGCGCTGCAAGGCCGCGAGTTCATCGCCGGCCGCCACCTGACCATCGGCGACATCGCCCTGGTGTGTTCCGCGCACCGCTGGCTGGGGCTGCCGATCGAACGACCGGACACGCCGGCGCTGTCGGCGTGGTACCGCCGCGTGATGATGCGGCCGGCGACGCAGGGGGTGTTGACGTTGCCGTTGGAGTAG